In the Gorilla gorilla gorilla isolate KB3781 chromosome 10, NHGRI_mGorGor1-v2.1_pri, whole genome shotgun sequence genome, one interval contains:
- the SOCS2 gene encoding suppressor of cytokine signaling 2, producing the protein MTLRCLEPSGNGGEGTRSQWGTAGSAEEPSPEAARLAKALRELGQTGWYWGSMTVNEAKEKLKEAPEGTFLIRDSSHSDYLLTISVKTSAGPTNLRIEYQDGKFRLDSIICVKSKLKQFDSVVHLIDYYVQMCKDKRTGPEAPRNGTVHLYLTKPLYTSAPSLQHLCRLTINKCTGAIWGLPLPTRLKDYLEEYKFQV; encoded by the exons ATGACCCTGCGGTGCCTTGAGCCCTCCGGGAATGGCGGGGAAGGGACGCGGAGCCAGTGGGGGACCGCGGGGTCGGCGGAGGAGCCATCCCCGGAGGCGGCGCGTCTGGCGAAGGCCCTGCGGGAGCTCGGTCAGACAG GATGGTACTGGGGAAGTATGACTGTTAATGAAGccaaagagaaattaaaagaggCACCAGAAGGAACTTTCTTGATTAGAGATAGCTCGCATTCAGACTACCTACTAACAATATCTGTTAAAACATCAGCTGGACCAACTAATCTTCGAATCGAATACCAAGACGGAAAATTCAGATTGGACTCTATCATATGTGTCAAATCCAAGCTTAAACAATTTGACAGTGTGGTTCATCTGATCGACTACTATGTTCAGATGTGCAAGGATAAGCGGACAGGTCCAGAAGCCCCCCGGAACGGCACTGTTCACCTTTATCTGACCAAACCGCTCTACACGTCAGCACCATCTCTGCAGCATCTCTGTAGGCTCACCATTAACAAATGTACCGGTGCCATCTGGGGATTGCCTTTACCAACAAGACTAAAAGATTACTTGGAAGAATATAAATTCCAGGtataa